CTACTCTAAGTTACAGCTTTTGCTACAATTATGTACATCCTTGTGGCGTAGTACGTGGTACTGAATCAAATTACTACTCGTGATGCAGTTCCCAGCTTTATATCAGCAAGGGccgaaaaatttattttttgactGGTACAGAATATTTGGGTGGATGGCAAACGGTCTATATACATCTCTTATCATTTTCTTCCTCAATGTCATCATCTTCTATGACCAAGCTTTTCGGCCTGGAGGCCAGACGGCGGATATGATTGCGGTAGGTACAGTCATGTTTACATGCGTCATTTGGGCTGTTAACTGCCAAATCGCGCTGACAATGAGCCATTTCACATGGATACAACACTTCCTTGTTTGGGGCAGCGTTGTTTCTTGGTACCTCTTCCTTTTAATATACGGTGAACTACGTCTATCCCTCAACGTAAATGCCTTTAGAATCCTCTTAGAAGTCTTGGCTCCGGCCCCTATATATTGGTGTGCCACCCTCTTGGTAACAGTGGCGTGTAATCTTCCATATCTTGCACACATTTCATTCCAAAGATTGTTCAATCCCTTGGATCATCACGTGATTCAAGAGATCAAGTACTACAAGAGAGACATCAAGGATCGGTATATGTGGAGGAGGGAACGGTCCAAGGCACGACAGACGACCAAGATCGGATTCACAGCAAGAGTTGATGCAAAAATAAGGCAGTTGAGAGGGAGATTGCAGAAGAAATACTCATCTCATGGTAAAGATGTTGTAGTGACCCAACAAACTTGAGCATTTAACACAGTTTTCTAATTCTTGATAGTGCAGTTTGTATTTGTATTTCGCTAACTTTTTGGTCTTTATtgattcattttttttcttcattttttaaaagaattattattattatttttaaattgcggGAAGTGTCTCCGGGAATACTAAGGTGGTTGGATGCACAATATTCACCAGTAGTCGATGTACAAGCGTTGTGTgtgtaaaatataatttatgaatATTATTTGTTCTAAGCGCGTACATAACTTGCATAAATTATAATTCTGCATGAGAAGTTAAAAGTAAAATTCTATGATTATAAACATGACATTTCCAATGTAAATTCATaaacaaaaattattaaataaatcttAGAACAATGATTTTCTTAAAGTGAATTGTGATTTTATTGAAAGGCTAAGAAACAATACCATATATTGGTAAATAATTCGAACGAAAACAACACACTGCACTGCATATCTTGTTTGATGTTATTTGTGTATCAGTGCcatgattttattttctaaTGAGAATAATATGATTTTCTATTATTTAGAAGTATGGAAAATTGGAAAATGGAATTTTAGCACTCTCAATTATGAGGCAATTAAAATTgactatataaaatataaactgtaatacaaaattattaaattttattaaaaaaacatagGAAGATTTGATGTTTTTTTCCAATCCCAAACAGCCTACGTCGGAAAAGAAAGTGGATAATAGAGCTAAAATTTAAAGAACTCACGAACTTGAATATGTAGAAGCAAACCATTAAATTtacccaaaaaaaattaaaattattatcaaTAAATGCATCATCGATATGTGaacaaatataattttcaattcTATGCTTCAAACTCGTAAACCAAAGTAAAGTACAGAGGTGGGGAAAAAAtacgaattttcggtataccgaacttacCGTATCGAAAAATATCGAATTTATCGAAATTTTTGGTGCACATTAAGAACGTGTTCTATTTTTCTCTTCGAAACCAAATAGTACACATGTATCGTAACATGAAACAGATGATCGAACGGCCTAAACGAACAACATACAACATAAAACTAATAATTTTGCTTATGAATATAATCGAGTCAAGTCGAGCTCAGCTCTCGAATCGAATCGAGCCAAATTTTTGAATGTTTGTATCGAGCCAAaatcgagctttatttaacaaatTTATTCATGACTCATGAACTTATTCGAACTTTTATCGAGTCTAAACgagcttaataaatataaatataaatttaaatattcattaaaaactaaattattatttagattaaaatataatattcttattaaaaacTAAAGAATATATTTTGGTGTAATTGACACACCAAAACAGTCAGTATAGTGTGCTAAGCtgtataaatattaaatttgaaagaaaaatcataatttcatgATATACAAATTATTTAATCCACTATTAATACTTGATGAGTTGATTCCAttgtttaaaattattaaataaataagcagtattttaattttaatcaatataaagACACAAGACAATATAACAGTGTTTAATGCAActacttttcttttaaaaagtcAATAACTTGTTTTTACATATcaaaagaaaaacgaaaaatatttatatatactaGTAAAAGAAGTACATATGTTATATACGATCGATTTTCTCGAGATTACATCTCTTTTAAAAACTCAGATTATTCAAATTTATAAATAACATATATTTTGtattatctataaatatttatttatttagttaaaaatatattatctacttttgtttttatttttattgaataagtaatcaaataagtaattaaaaaaataattaaaattaagatATTagctaaattttaaaatgattatacCAAGATAGTAatttcaaaatgtttttttagaatataataataataaatatggaATATAATAAGTATAGAAATATGGATAACATAGATATATATAGAATatacataaaatattaaaatttgaattaaataatataaattattgcAACCTAAATTTAAGTTTGCTTCCGTGTTGGACGAATAGATCAAAGCGCGATGAGAGAAGAAGCTACCGGTGAATCGTATCGATATTGTATCacataaattcaaatttaattttttgaattgGGTAAATTCTTGTAATTAGGGTTTATTTGGATTTGTGAATTGGAATGGAACCGCGTGTGGGGAATAAATATCGGCTGGGCCGGAAAATTGGGAGTGGCTCGTTCGGAGAGATCTATTTAGGTATGTTTAGATTTTACTTTtcgttgtttgaattgtatGGATTCTTTACTtttatcaattttattttaatctcTTTGCTTTTTCAGGTACTAATATTCAGACGAATGAAGAGGTTGCAATTAAGCTTGTGAGTGATCGGAAGCTTGTTTTATTggattatttttatcattgatATTATTCTTTGTAAGGTTATTATGTTTTGGTTCTCGTCTTAATTAAGACATTTTTTTACATGTAATTTGCCATGTTGTGGGTTCTCCGAAGCAATTGATTACTGAAGGAAGAATTGCGGCTTTCTTTAtgaataacgaacaaagaaagATAATAAAAATCCAAGAGAGTTATTTAACCACAAGAGTCCACGTCAAGGAAAAATCGGCCATTTGTTTAGTAATAGATAGCTCTATGCTATGTTGGAGTTTTTTAAAGGAATATTTGTTTTATAACCGATAAAAGCTTTATTGGGCGATGAAAATGTTTCCATGCAAGAAAGAGTTAAAAGGCACTATTCCGAGTATCCTGGGTTTTAGAATGGGGATCTGGTACCTGTACAAACTTGTCTTTTGGTCCTGATGCTCTGTGATACATGTCCTGATGCTTTATGATATTGAGCCAGAGATAAAACGAGATATCAATGCTTAAGGACATATCTTTTGCGGGTGTCTTGGCAAACAATAAGTAATAGGTTACTGTTTTGTTTGACCGTAAATTAAAAATCACTTTATCTGGTTATGTTTTCAGGAAAATATCAAGACTAAACATCCTCAGTTAATGTATGAGTCAAAGTTGTACAGATTACTTCAAGGAGGAAGTAATGAtccttttttattgttttagtagttggatttttttttttttgcattttaatcttttttatgcatttacttttaaattttgtaGCTGGAATTCCATATATCAGATGGTTTGGAGTAGAGGGAGACTATAATGTTCTTGTTATGGATTTACTGGGACCTAGTCTTGAAGACTTGTTTAACTTCTGTAGTAGGAAGCTTTCACTTAAAACAGTGTTGATACTGGCGGATCAAATGGTATGATATTCTGTTTGCTTGCTTTTATATGAATGTTCTCGTTGATTTATGTTCAAGTATTTCCTTGTTTTCAGATTAATCGTGTTGAGTTTGTTCACTCCAAGTCTTTCCTGCATCGGGATATCAAGCCTGACAACTTTTTAATGGGTTTGGGAAGGCGTGCAAATCAGGTGATCCATGCTTAAGTTtgaagttttcttattttccagCTTTTGTTGGCTTCTAATGATCTTCCCAAATCCATTGCTTCATCAATTTACATGCAGGTTTTTGCAATTGATTTTGGGCTTGCCAAGAAATATAGAGACTCATCAACGCATAGGCACATTCCGTATAGGTTAGAAATCATATATATGGAAAGATTATCTGGCTAAGATTGCAAGTTTCTCTGCGCTCTCTTTTGAAAGATTATTTGTGCACAATTATTCTTCTTTATATATTTGATAAGGGCTTATGGTATCCATTTTAGTTAATCAAATGGCATCTACTTGATGcagggaaaataaaaatttgactgGAACAGCCAGATATGCAAGCATGAATACACATCTTGGCATTGGTATGCACGCGAGTGaagtttttgttttctttttgctTGAACTTTTAGATATAAGGGTTTTTGGATAAGCATTGAGTTTATGCTTGATTTGTTCTGCTGCATTTGCCAATACATAGAACAGAGTCGCAGGGATGATCTGGAATCACTTGGATATGTTTTCATGTACTTCTTAAGGGGAAGGTATGTCTTGATCTGAAATGCTCAATTTCCCGACTTTGACACATTGACATGTCTATTCGTCCGGGCAATATGCAGTCTTCCTTGGCAGGGGCTGAAGGCTGGAACCAAGAAACAGAAGTACGAGAGAATTTGTGAAAAGAAAGTTTCAACCTCTATCGAGGTAACTGAAAATTTGACATTTATTATCCTCTCTTCTGGTAATCCTCCCTGACTTTATAAAACTATCCTTTTCAGAATCTGTGCCGCAGTTACCCTGCTGAGTTTGCGTCTTACTTTCATTATTGCCGTTCTCTTAGATTTGATGATAAACCAGATTATACCTATTTAAAGAGAATTTTCCGCGACCTTTTTATTCGCGAAGGTTTGTTTGTGTATCCTTGCACTCCAATATTACCTGCTATTGGAATTCAAGTGTTACCTATTCAGCTTCTTCATCTATCTATGCTTGCTTCTTCTGGCAGGTTTTCAATTTGACTATGTTTATGACTGGACAATTTTGAACTTTCAGCAATCCCAGCTCACCAAATCTCCCCTTGGGGTCCTTGTAAGCAACATCATAGTTTTAGATTATCCTCTGTTGTCTCAAATACAATTGTTTGAATTTTGAACTTTCAGCAATCTCAGCTCACCAAATCTCCCCTTGGGGTCCTTGTAAGCAACATCATAGTTTTAGATTATCCTCTTTTGTCTCAAATACaattgtttgaatttttttaataggGCCCCGCTGCCGGCACAAGTTCAGGGATGCGCAATGCAAATATTGATAGGCCATCAGGTGACTCTTGTGCATTTATTGTTTTGCCTTACGTTAATTAGCTACTTGGTGTGGAATTAGTCATTTGTTACATAGAGAGATTAGCTTTTTCTGTGCCTTTGTTTGGTAATTTAGCTATCTTTTTTATGTGAATATTTGTAATGCTGGCGCTAATTTTTTCAGGTGGTGAAGAAGGGAATACCCTTGGTTGGTCTGCAAATACTACTCGTGGCAGAAAATTTTTGGATTCTGGAAGCTTATCTAGACAGAAAGACCCAATAGCTAGTGACTCAGCCATGGGTAAAGAAGTAAGAACTCTTCTACGCTCCTCCTCCTCACCTGTAGCATGCCATGTCTTTGCAACTTAGTACACACTAACACTTTTTTCTAATAAAAATTTGGACACAGTTTCCCCCAAAAATATTGGAGTTCCAAAATACCAAGCAATTCATCcttctcaaaagaaaaaaattacaaaatacaGTTACTTCTGTGCAAAATATACGTACACAGATATATGCATTTCCGTAGCAAATAATATCACTATGCCACATCTCTGATATACCGACATAATTTAGTAATTATAAACCTATCTGCTTACTACAAAATGAGAATACTACTTCTTTGCCTTTGCCTTTGCCTTACATTCAAGTTTCATGCCCCAAAATTTGTCTAACAAGCAAAATCATGGTAACGCCCAAAGATAAAGAGAGTATGCCCATTCTGTAATTTCTGGAAATATACATAAAGCAAAAGTTTTGATGTCATTCAATTTGCACCAGCCCTGTTCAAGAATTAACCCCTTTTAGATCAATTCCAAAACCTGTTACCTGCTCCATCAGAGACAGCCCCATCTACTGGATGAGTACAGAAAATTGAAACATAACAATCATTCGTGAATTTTAACATGAAGTGTTGCAATAAGATGGCAGCACATCATTAATGAAAAATCTTTCTATGTAAACGCCCATTCTCCTCGCCATTGATCACCAAACTACCTTTTCATTACTGATGCATCTTGACACACTACATCAGTTTACCAACACCATAGGCAACATAAGTTCAGACCCACCGACAACTATAAAATTAACAATTCCAACCCATCCACCGTGAGTTGGGACACCTCCTCTTGTTCAAATAGTAAGACGCATCACTGTTGCGTTACTCAAACCATCCCACCATAGAAATATAAATCACACTTTTTTCacacaatcacatgcatttcatataataATCGCATCAACATAGCGATGTTGATAGAGCAAAATCATCACATCCATCACTAAAACTTCATTTAAAAGCTTCAATTAGGCTGCAGATCGAAATCTTAAGAATATGGTGAAACCCAAAACCCACGGAATCGATCCATATTTACCTGGAAAAGAAATAAATCCTTACCCTTACCTAAGTATGATTTCCAACAGCAGCACTAAACACGTGGTGATCGACAGGTTACAAGGCTTGGATTTTGTTTTTCTCACACTGCCTCCCTAGCTCTATTATTATTGTTGTATTTATTTTCTCTTCCTTGTTTTCGCttctttcctcttttttttcCAAAGACGCATGTTCCCAATAGTGCCTAACTGAAGAGCACTTGTAAATGCTTGACAACCAAAATCCAGCACATAGTTTCTCTTTTAGTtaatatttatgatataattaataGTCTCTTTTGACTTATATTATGGGAAAATTTAAACCAACtattaaattttgtttaagATACACTTACctacattttttatttatctgTTTTCGAGGGTATTACATCACCTCTTCCTTTTCTTCTCCCCATGTCATGGTGCCAATAGCTGTAAATGAGTTGAGCTAGTGAAATTTCACAAACTCAAACTTGACTCAAAAAAGCCTGAACTCAAAGTACTGAACCTTGAGGTCGAGTTTGAGTTTGGGCTCACGTGCTCATCTTAGGTGTCAATGTCATAATTTGTTTTTCTATGAATATGTTCACTATCTTGAGCTCGAGTTGGCTTCCCTAAGGGTGTAGATGGATTAAAGATTTGAAATCaaaggatttgaatttatgatataaatcaATCATACTCGCTTGGATGCTTTTGAATtcgatggatttgaaattcctTCCCTCTCATTTTAAACTTGTTTTCGCTATTCATGTAGCGGATCTTAGATTCTCCCAAACTGGAATCATTTGAAATCCATGCGTCAAATAACTCCCACGAATCCAAATTACTCAATCCAAACGAGACCGGATTTTGGAGATTTTTTTTCCTGTCCTTTTACTATTTCACTTTGCGTGCGTCTCTTATATGAGGTTCCCTTTATTTTTGAATTGTGCAAGTTTGTGTGCACAAAGTTTTTCTATTCTAGTAATGTTTCATTTTCCTATTCTTTTTGTAGTCATCTAATACCAACATTTTGCGACAACTTTCATCTTCAAGACGACCTGCTGTGCCAACCAGTCGCGAGCCTGAGATTTCTGGCCAAGGTCCTGACCGTTCACGCTCCCGTACAGCAGGTGCTAGCCCAAGTGCACTCCAAAAAAGTTCAAGCTTCACACGATTGGATCAGACTCGCTTTTCTTCTTCAGGAAATCCCCCCAACATAAAGAGTTTTGAATCTACATTAAAAGGAATGGAGAGCCTGAACTTTGGCAACAATGGAAGGGTGCAATATTAGCTTGCTGTTTTTTCCGCTTTTTCCCTCTGTAAATAGTGGAATGCTACATCTATTAACACTTCGGGGCATCTGTTTTTCTTTCCAAGGAAGAAATTgcgaagaaattgaatttaaaacacGATGCTGATTATTTGAACCTCTCAAAACGAGTACGAGATCACAAAGTTGCAGCACCTGAATGTGGTGAAATCTACGTTCGGGTCTTGTTTATATTAACTGCTTTAAGATTCTTGGCGTAACAGCATTTCAGTTCATTACTATTTCCTATGTTCGACAGTTACCACTATTACTGGTGTGTTCGTTTTATGTATTTGACAATACAAGGACATGTCTGTCACTCGAACTCAGAACTTGTCATGGGAAATTAACTATGAAAATGTTGCCACGGGATTAATTGGTTGCTCATAACTCCTTAATTCTTTTCCTATATTAAGATTATTGCTCATATTAACTTTTATTTCTTTTACACATGATCCCAAACCAGATGAAAAGATTTACCATACTTCATTACTTCTCTTGTCATGCATATATATGCGCGAACACATTTTCAAtctcaattattattttattattattattattccaatataatatcttataaattattttcagcAATACACGTTTTCAACATTTATATATAGTTACCACATTGATTTCAAAGTGTTGGGACTGGGAAGTGAATATCAACACTTGTGAAAGCGAATACGAGACTAAAAATGCGACTTTTGATGAGAGAAAAATTGAAGTAGaacgttttttcaaaaaaaaaaaaacattaaaagtgaCACTTTATCAAAAGCGTGGGTCACATGCTATAAGCGAACAATTCGAAGTTTCACTCTCGTCAATTTGCTTGAACCAAAATTGGCTTTCTAAAGCCCTAGATCTTCACCAAGATTTCCAAATCGAAGTTAACATAGGTACACAATCTTGCAACTTCACTTCAATAATAGTATTAGAGTTGTTACGTGTTGGTTTTTCTGATTCAGATCTTAAACTCTGCGgtcattattttttaatttttacattTAAGATGAGTCGCGTGAGAAACAAATTTGTGGCATTTCGTTATCGAATGGATTATATGGAATTCGTTAAGCTATTTTTCTTTTCGTGCGATTTATTACTTTTTTGAAATCTGGATTCAATTCTTCTGAAAATTGTAGCTTAAATGTGTAAGCGGATGTTCTCCTAGTAGGAATGTGTTTGTATCGTTTAACTGGGTACAGTTTAATTGTCTTGCAGTCACTGCTTGCTTAAATCCTGTAAAAATTAAGTGAGAGTATTATGCAGACATTCATGTTAACTTTGTTTAATGATTTCTGTGTTTTGATAAGTTTGGATTGCGTGCCAGTTTCTGTGATAATGCGTGTTCCTGTGGCGAACTCACAAACTTTGATGTGGCTGCAGACTTCGTGTTTTTGGGGTGCTAAACTTTGTGATATTAgaacaaataatttttcattagaCGGAAATGACTGTGCTGTGACTTTCCCAAAACTCCCTCATTGTGTCTCCACGTGGTGTGTTTGAAAAGCTGTTGTATTTTGATGAATTATCTTTTTTGATTCAGCTCCTAGTCTGTTTCCTATTGTTGATGCGTACATTGATATATAACGGTTCcctgtgttttttttttatatatattttctactcattttaaattttctctcattttctaCCTCATTCTTTCTCTTAAATTGACGATAGACGTCGGTCTTGAGAATGGCTGATAACAAGACACTGACTGAAAGCCACAATATTTCTGGCGATAATACCTTATCTTCTGAAAATGAGAATGATAGTGGAAATGAAGTATCAATTGATTCTTTAGCGCAGAAAGTCCAAGAGTCTCTTTCTCTTGGAAAGAGGCATAAATTTTGGGAAACCCAACCTGTTGGGCAGTTCAAGGATCTTGGGAACGCGAGCATCCCTGAAGGTCCAATTGAGCAGCCAACACTGCTTTCAGAAGTCAAACAAGAGCCGTATAATCTTCCAACTCCTTATGAGTGGATTACATGTGATATGGACTCTGAAGAGATGTGCGCTGAGGTGTACAGTCTCCTAGCTAATAACTATGTCGAGGATGACGAGAACATGTTTAGATTTAATTACTCGAAGGAGTTTCTTCAATGGGCATTGCGCCCTCCTGGTTTCTATAGGAGTTGGCACATTGGAGTAAGGGTAAAGAGCTCAAAAAAATTGGTTGCATTCATTACTGGGATTCCTGCCAAAATCCGTGTTCGCAATGATGTAGTAGTGATGGCTGAGGTTAATTTTTTGTGTGTCCACAAGAAGCTTAGATCAAAAAGACTGGCTCCAGTGTTGATCAAGGAGGTCACAAGGAGGATTCATTTGGAAAATATCTGGCAAGCTGCCTATACTGCTGGTGTTGTCCTTCCTACACCCATAACGACTTGTCAATATTGGCATAGATCTTTGAATCCAAAGAAGCTTATTGATGTTGGGTTTTCTAGGCTTGGTGCAAGAATGACAATGAGCCGAACGATAAAGCTGTACAAATTACCAGATCAGACTGCGACCCCTGGATTCAGGAAGATGGAACCCCATGATGTCCCTGCAGTTACTCGCTTGCTTAGAAATTACCTGAAACAATTTGTCGTTGCACCAGATTTTGATGACTTAGATGTGGAACATTGGCTTCTTCCTAGGGAGAATGTTGTGAACAGTTACTTGGTCGCAAGTCCCGACAATCAAGAAATCACCGACTTCTGTAGTTTTTACACCTTACCCTCTTCGATACTTGGTAGCCTTAGCTATTCTAGTCTCAAGGCTGCTTATTCTTATTACAACGTGTCCACAAAGACCCCATTACTTCAGCTGATGAACGATGTTCTTATTGTTGCCAAGAAAGAGGAATTTGATGTTTTCAATGCTTTGGATGTTATGCAGAACGAGATATTCTTGAAGGAGCTGAAGTTTGGTCCAGGAGACGGGAAACTTCACTACTACCTCTACAACTATCGGCTAAAACATGTATTGAGATCGTCAGAACTGGGGCTTGTACTCTTGTAGATTGAGACTAGAATTCAGTTTTTGGTGCAGGTCCAGTATTTTGCTGACTAACGCGAACAGATGTCTTCCCCAGCTCTATTCTCTGCATCTTGTGTTAGTTCTAGACATGATTCAAAGCACAAAAGATGGATAAAATTTTGATTGGGaatatatcattttcttttccgAATTTCATTGGCATTTTGTTTGGTTCTTGTTTTCTTGTATTCTAGTTTATTGGTAAGTGCGTTGTTAACCAATAATTTTATCAAGTATTTATGCCGTTGAAATTTATTCGTGACTTTATTGTTGTAAATTTAGGCAGTAATATCATTCTCCTCTTCTATGGGGACAATAAACTCTAGACTTAACAAGACCAGGGCCCAGCTTTTGTTAAtcacatattgaagaattgcaAATCATCATTCATACTGCACCGGGGTGAAATTCATATCTATGCTATACAAAAAAGCACGGGTTTTATTATTTTACCTTGTAATCTTTTGATGAACTTGTTTGCTATGTTATTCTCTGCTACACGGGATGGACGGATAATATCAGCTGGTTTAATAATTCCTATGCGTACGACAActtatttgatttataattGGTGTCTTGTATTATttctaattatatttttattgtccaAAAATGAACAAGAAACATTATTCTTGGTTTCTCCTTTGTGAATATCTTtactttttttaatatattttaaaaaattacacaTAATTATGATAGATTTAAAATCTATCCTCAAATCATGACACTCCATCCAAATCAAATCCTCCCCTACAATAAAATGCTTTGACAACAAAGGCTCACATCGCAAAATTTTAAACCTAAAAATTACAATTTACTCGGTATGATAGATAAGTTGTCACCTTCGAGGCAGTACAAATAGCACTTTTATGCAATCACATTGAAGTCGCATTCAACGCATGCAGAAGAAGAGACTGGCAACGCTGT
This window of the Primulina tabacum isolate GXHZ01 chromosome 4, ASM2559414v2, whole genome shotgun sequence genome carries:
- the LOC142542477 gene encoding casein kinase 1-like protein 2, whose product is MEPRVGNKYRLGRKIGSGSFGEIYLGTNIQTNEEVAIKLENIKTKHPQLMYESKLYRLLQGGTGIPYIRWFGVEGDYNVLVMDLLGPSLEDLFNFCSRKLSLKTVLILADQMINRVEFVHSKSFLHRDIKPDNFLMGLGRRANQVFAIDFGLAKKYRDSSTHRHIPYRENKNLTGTARYASMNTHLGIEQSRRDDLESLGYVFMYFLRGSLPWQGLKAGTKKQKYERICEKKVSTSIENLCRSYPAEFASYFHYCRSLRFDDKPDYTYLKRIFRDLFIREGFQFDYVYDWTILNFQQSQLTKSPLGVLGPAAGTSSGMRNANIDRPSGGEEGNTLGWSANTTRGRKFLDSGSLSRQKDPIASDSAMGKESSNTNILRQLSSSRRPAVPTSREPEISGQGPDRSRSRTAGASPSALQKSSSFTRLDQTRFSSSGNPPNIKSFESTLKGMESLNFGNNGRVQY
- the LOC142542478 gene encoding glycylpeptide N-tetradecanoyltransferase 1-like gives rise to the protein MADNKTLTESHNISGDNTLSSENENDSGNEVSIDSLAQKVQESLSLGKRHKFWETQPVGQFKDLGNASIPEGPIEQPTLLSEVKQEPYNLPTPYEWITCDMDSEEMCAEVYSLLANNYVEDDENMFRFNYSKEFLQWALRPPGFYRSWHIGVRVKSSKKLVAFITGIPAKIRVRNDVVVMAEVNFLCVHKKLRSKRLAPVLIKEVTRRIHLENIWQAAYTAGVVLPTPITTCQYWHRSLNPKKLIDVGFSRLGARMTMSRTIKLYKLPDQTATPGFRKMEPHDVPAVTRLLRNYLKQFVVAPDFDDLDVEHWLLPRENVVNSYLVASPDNQEITDFCSFYTLPSSILGSLSYSSLKAAYSYYNVSTKTPLLQLMNDVLIVAKKEEFDVFNALDVMQNEIFLKELKFGPGDGKLHYYLYNYRLKHVLRSSELGLVLL